A DNA window from Naumovozyma dairenensis CBS 421 chromosome 10, complete genome contains the following coding sequences:
- the CWC24 gene encoding U2-type spliceosomal complex subunit CWC24 (similar to Saccharomyces cerevisiae CWC24 (YLR323C); ancestral locus Anc_4.139) produces MFKKRSKISISKDSQEKKRRKLEPTTASTNKHTINDDKGEAQREDVDDIPNSPSLKRVHIKGTIASSSSSSSKSRLNEINSLEKENEKVTEDENDNESTLNTDSPLGGTLNINMKGSTLSQIKQPKNVKQTILMDYQPDVCKDFKQTGYCGYGDSCKFLHSRDDFKAGWKLNQDWKINDDTSSSIINENIPFKCVICKNDYKNPIVTNCGHYFCANCFSNRMVSEKNSKCFICNEDTQGVARIATDLKKNLKNRIANET; encoded by the coding sequence ATGTTCAAAAAGAGAAGCAAAATATCCATATCGAAGGACTcacaagaaaagaaaagaagaaaattggAACCAACTACTGCCTCTACTAATAAACATACaataaatgatgataaaggTGAAGCGCAACGTGAAGATGTTGATGATATCCCAAATTCACCTAGTCTGAAAAGAGTCCATATAAAGGGAACCATTGCTTCCTCGTCTTCTTCCTCATCGAAATCTCGACTCAACGAAATAAACTCATTAGAgaaggaaaatgaaaaagttactgaagatgaaaatgataacgAAAGTACGCTGAATACTGATTCTCCACTGGGAGGCACCCTTAATATAAACATGAAAGGTTCAACATTATCTCAAATTAAACAACCAAAGAATGTTAAACAAACAATATTGATGGATTATCAACCAGATGTTTGTAAAGATTTTAAGCAAACTGGATATTGCGGTTACGGTGATAGTTGTAAATTCTTACATTCAAGGGATGATTTTAAAGCTGGTTGGAAATTAAACCAAGATTGgaaaattaatgatgatacaTCTTCAAGCATTATAAATGAGAATATACCATTTAAATGCGTCATTTGTAAGAATGATTATAAAAATCCCATCGTGACAAATTGTGGTCATTATTTTTGTGCCAATTGTTTCTCAAATAGAATGGTCTCTgagaaaaattcaaaatgttTCATTTGTAATGAAGATACTCAAGGTGTAGCAAGAATTGCTacagatttgaaaaaaaatttgaaaaatagaATCGCAAATGAAACTTAA
- the MMS22 gene encoding Mms22p (similar to Saccharomyces cerevisiae MMS22 (YLR320W); ancestral locus Anc_4.136), with product MDEDSDLGLDITSIISDSEGGTDDLDVLYVEDRPLWGNNELLNTDQPEDGSETQINDNTVLINVSTQIDGGWDEQQARSEHKRAEPEGVITDIDNRDIDATVSISDLSLDGHNSLTALNDSRRSLRKRKAIQKNPYSLDRIKHRQLLAGYDVSAFDNIEELSIPKKGIEATPEERMIENGDLDNLSADEEYLSNDGVQNDSDVERYQDYEILSQEDKEIEEPYLPHTVPGHNGYQSDTIDNTGVSDLIADTEEVTYRGRPINLKTGYRGILPRVAWEKEIVTQSKAKDRRKISSKQGSIAHKWVARRKKIHAPSNNQEDLLLNEMIVSDSDISDGGITSHYLEGTFSQNNGEEKALEELNAYYEEKYSTNYPVNGYLQLQDSVNSENDLTSLKDLAIDSPLNGPRNISMREPILVTSQDSDTGLDIYNSSEDGNNYEAGIAEENNRGTIDAMLTKKRSESSIPAKRIKQKDKNINLKRNSKASNSKRRVTYRRRRPITVVKRSIRRSDNSRKRASSNLKHITTTDRQQREASYLLEKLDLELTNFDVGGENFAVSEGNKEKKKKKRKVLRNNSSTLRGNPVFSTIIEAVGSRYGLLKGSASKRHITDNYSENINGSIMHETPRLLSLPDILLSGKTFDPPSVVKIILTDKSYTLSKLGSSNIIYMLNEMFGYIITHGVIDAELVHISEELTKFMLLVNNSGLLEVVEKFHHDFRSKVHILKEKAKPIHFFQLAACQLMLYEVSQYTTTSLRLKDEIEHRILDNIVVFFKLLAICKGILSGNDLTYLFESYHILVTIVQLLDRKQHLWEALEKQSYSSQIALIILNLFPTRKTIWSLLRIEPSFISLVYTFKFIGYSTSQCNWIVDKDLIINLDRAFKKGRFIDFEEEMELSKKSQVLMSSESDIYIPTVFNLYLDLLRIVEITPATAERITPLADISSNDPISVLINRTNLLIILTRKCNVNASKKRFYELLRPLLKEDYLSNKDVNDSNRVCDSILNGTISLLKNSNAKGTILKPKWVKNIYQLFFTDGNNNHRNNRLQKWYSFLQQLNNTQPKSNLVFTLKLLYPSLSFMIAEKSPHMAIIDYFFKMYLSSLKLLGSTWINKNLFPLVKDTIPMNIYWIDYYCIIGEHLIKENIYTWWTFQAYNGFQDNLPRQFYFYSKITEMCDMNSFGSLKESMFTLATTHLLDVPPANNFLLFLFQLLKKEEGMVMPTIDTKSTERINLKILKCFVKCLHRNSYFDLLNNLIAKVKEEYLSKNLSSEYTNNFVNFINSNFVDEIKDSESFRRLKLIFGISNIELEKSEFKAKLKGVSNDNLRAVYLIKMLLKIYSSGESSSLEDYIDKIKSLFSSNVLDATPLDFFVSLLEAHFPLGTQGCHRNQLKAYSFHLFVRVLNEKLVESYYQVTRSEYCLLYQLFECICKNWINFESEHALECLEGNHDVNDLLVAIFRISSGFRESSHLVRMIDDRFPNSDVDPEEYASEGSPLCSLKLSSLSKEIDGLIRDNSGNLDDSILMKFKDSASSSVQRESIQGIVLEYKKRYGRPKE from the coding sequence ATGGATGAAGATAGTGATCTGGGGTTAGATATTACTTCTATTATTTCCGACTCAGAAGGAGGAACTGATGACTTGGATGTACTGTACGTAGAAGATCGACCATTATGGggtaataatgaattgCTTAACACCGATCAACCAGAGGATGGATCTGAAACTCAgataaatgataatactgTTTTAATAAACGTGTCGACACAAATTGATGGCGGTTGGGATGAGCAGCAAGCAAGATCAGAACATAAAAGGGCTGAGCCAGAGGGCGTAATTACAGACATTGACAATCGTGACATAGATGCAACTGTATCAATTTCAGATTTATCACTAGATGGACATAATTCTCTAACTGctttaaatgattcaaGACGTTCGCttaggaaaagaaaagcaaTTCAGAAAAATCCATATAGTCTTGATCGTATTAAGCATAGGCAACTACTCGCAGGCTATGATGTCTCAGcttttgataatatagAGGAGCTGTCTATTCCAAAGAAAGGAATAGAAGCAACGCCAGAAGAGAGGATGATTGAAAATGGGGACCTTGATAATTTAAGTGCggatgaagaatatttatcGAATGATGGAGTACAGAATGATTCCGATGTTGAAAGATACCAAGACTATGAAATTTTATCGCAAGAggataaagaaattgaagagCCTTACCTCCCCCATACTGTACCAGGACACAATGGTTATCAATCAGATACAATTGATAATACTGGTGTTTCTGACCTTATAGCGGATACCGAAGAAGTTACATATAGAGGTAGGCCGATTAACTTGAAAACTGGCTATCGAGGTATTCTCCCTCGAGTGGCGTgggaaaaggaaattgtAACGCAATCAAAGGCTAAGGATAGACGAAAAATAAGTTCGAAACAAGGTTCTATCGCACATAAATGGGTTGCTAGGAGGAAAAAGATCCACGCACCGTCAAACAATCAAGAAGACcttcttttaaatgaaatgattGTATCAGATTCAGATATATCAGATGGAGGGATAACTTCTCACTACTTGGAAGGAACGTTCTCACAAAATAATGGAGAAGAGAAAGCTCTTGAGGAACTTAATGCATACTACGAGGAAAAATATAGCACTAACTATCCAGTTAATGGTTATCTACAGTTGCAAGATTCTGTTAACTCAGAGAATGATCTGACTTCCTTAAAGGATTTAGCTATTGACTCCCCGTTAAATGGACCGAGAAATATTAGCATGAGAGAGCCTATATTGGTAACATCTCAAGACTCTGATACCGGTCTAGACATATATAATAGTTCTGAGGATGGAAACAACTATGAAGCTGGGATAGCCGAGGAAAATAATAGGGGAACAATTGATGCAATGCTCACAAAAAAGAGATCTGAGAGTTCCATACCTGCTAAGCGGATCAAACAGAAAGATAAGAACATTAATCTTAAAAGAAACAGTAAGGCTAGTAATAGTAAAAGAAGGGTAACATATCGCAGAAGACGTCCTATTACAGTAGTAAAACGCTCCATCCGAAGGTCTGACAATTCTCGAAAAAGGGCTTCATCTAATTTGAAACATATTACCACCACCGATAGGCAACAAAGAGAAGCCAGTTATCTACTGGAAAAACTAGATTTGGAATTGACCAACTTTGATGTTGGCGGAGAAAACTTTGCTGTTTCTGAAGGGAAtaaggagaagaagaagaagaaaaggaaggTTCTGCGAAACAACTCAAGTACTCTGCGAGGGAACCCTGTGTTCTCCACTATTATTGAGGCAGTTGGCTCACGTTACGGCCTACTCAAGGGCAGTGCATCTAAAAGGCATATTACAGATAACTACTCCgaaaatattaatggaTCAATTATGCATGAAACTCCTCGTCTACTTAGTCTTCCTGACATACTATTATCCGGCAAAACATTTGACCCTCCTTCTGTTgtcaaaattattttgacTGATAAGTCATATACTTTATCTAAACTAGGATCaagtaatataatatatatgctGAATGAAATGTTCGGGTATATTATAACGCATGGTGTTATAGATGCGGAGTTGGTCCATATTTCCGAAGAATTAACAAAATTTATGCTTCTTGTTAATAATAGTGGGCTGCTTGAAGTCGTCGAAAAGTTCCACCACGATTTCAGATCGAAAGTCCatatattaaaagaaaaggcGAAGCCGATTCATTTCTTCCAACTTGCTGCATGCCAACTAATGTTATACGAAGTTTCTCAATATACTACTACTTCACTTCGattgaaagatgaaattgaacatAGAATACTAGATAACATAGTAGTTTTCTTCAAGTTGCTGGCAATTTGCAAAGGAATACTTTCTGGTAATGATTTaacatatttatttgaaagttaCCATATATTAGTCACTATCGTACAGTTGCTTGATCGAAAACAGCACCTTTGGGAGGCTTTGGAAAAACAGTCCTATTCCAGTCAAATTGCGTTGATAATACTCAATCTATTTCCAACGAGAAAAACAATATGGAGTCTCCTCAGAATAGAGCCTTCATTTATATCCCTGGTTTACACGTTCAAATTTATAGGGTATAGTACCTCGCAATGCAATTGGATAGTAGATAAGGATCTTATCATAAATCTCGATCGTGCTTTCAAGAAGGGAAGGTTTATTGACTTCGAAGAAGAGATGGAACTATCTAAGAAGAGTCAAGTTTTGATGTCGTCGGAGagtgatatatatatcccAACTGTTTTCAACTTGTATTTGGACCTCTTGAGAATAGTTGAGATTACACCTGCCACTGCTGAGCGCATCACCCCCTTAGCAGATATTTCCTCAAATGATCCTATATCTGTGTTAATTAACAGAACAAATCTTTTGATTATATTAACACGTAAATGTAATGTTAATGCAAGTAAAAAACGGTTTTATGAGTTACTTAGACCTCTTCTAAAAGAAGATTATCTTTCGAATAAAGATGTTAATGATTCAAACAGGGTCTGTGATTCAATATTGAATGGAACCATTTCTTTGTTGAAGAATAGTAACGCTAAGGGTACGATATTGAAACCCAAATGGGTTAAAAACATATAccaattattttttactGACGGCAATAATAACCACAGAAATAATAGATTACAAAAATGGTACTCCTTCTTACAGCAACTTAATAATACCCAGCCAAAAAGTAACTTAGTCTTTACTTTAAAGTTACTTTATCCATCTCTTTCCTTCATGATAGCGGAAAAATCACCTCATATGGCAATCATTGACTATTTCTTCAAGATGTATTTAAGTTCATTAAAGCTATTAGGATCTACTTGGATTAATAAAAACCTTTTCCCTTTAGTAAAAGACACTATTCctatgaatatttattggatagattattattgtattataGGGGAAcatttaataaaagaaaatatctaTACTTGGTGGACATTTCAAGCTTATAATGGATTTCAAGATAATCTTCCCAgacaattttatttttattctaAAATTACCGAAATGTGTGATATGAACTCATTCGGATCATTGAAGGAATCGATGTTTACTCTAGCTACTACACATTTATTGGATGTACCACCTGCtaacaattttttattatttctctTTCAGCTTTTGAAGAAGGAAGAAGGTATGGTTATGCCTACAATAGATACCAAAAGTACTGAACgtataaatttaaagattttaaaaTGTTTTGTTAAGTGTTTACATAGGAATTCATATTTTGACCTCCTCAACAATTTGATAGCAAAGgtaaaagaagaatacCTTTCAAAGAATCTTAGTAGTGAATATACTAATAATTTCGTGAACTtcataaattcaaattttgttGATGAGATCAAAGATAGTGAATCATTTAGACGTTTGAAATTGATCTTTGGTATCTCCAATATTGAGTTGGAAAAGAGTGAATTTAAAGCAAAACTGAAAGGGGTTTCCAATGACAATTTAAGAGCagtttatttgataaaaatgTTGTTAAAAATATACTCCTCAGGTGAATCATCTAGTCTGGAGGAttatattgataaaataaagtctttattttcttcgAACGTTTTAGACGCCACGCCATTAGACTTTTTTGTTTCCCTTTTAGAAGCACATTTTCCGCTAGGTACACAAGGCTGTCATCGTAATCAACTCAAAGCATATAGTTTTCATCTATTCGTAAGGgtattaaatgaaaaacttGTCGAAAGTTATTACCAAGTGACTCGTTCTGAATATTGTCTTCTGTACCAACTATTTGAGTGTATATGCAAAAACTGGATAAATTTCGAGTCCGAGCATGCATTAGAATGTCTTGAAGGTAATCATGATGTTAATGATTTGTTGGTGGCAATTTTTCGTATTAGTTCTGGTTTCAGAGAATCTTCCCATTTAGTGCGCATGATCGACGATCGGTTTCCCAATAGCGATGTTGATCCTGAGGAATATGCTTCTGAAGGATCCCCTCTATGCAGCTTAAAACTGTCAAGTTTATCGAAGGAAATCGATGGTTTAATTAGGGATAATTCTGGTAACCTGGATGATTCgattttgatgaaattcAAGGATTCAGCTTCGTCGTCTGTCCAACGAGAGTCCATACAAGGTATTGTATTAGAGTATAAAAAACGATACGGGAGGCCAAAGGAATAA
- the BUD6 gene encoding formin-mediated actin nucleation enhancer (similar to Saccharomyces cerevisiae BUD6 (YLR319C); ancestral locus Anc_4.135), whose protein sequence is MSEKSRRSSSNVSLKSSSSSIETTVTKLLISTKHLLHALTQWSKGAATGRDVSDAYVQLGNDFKVVSKFFAHAKVDTSDLGDVPTDLRRVLEVTLREPACDETLNKHLPSIREIIVTLLDKLKVKQTILKDMKHEQFMRIRHQQTTSTSSNTSLATASTSPSISDGIAVTNATSENKQRIPDVMIEKVSTDISKKVPDVNDETIRVDNGNEIKSNLLPKLRNSQNEEALEQLKKGNNLQRRASKRFSAYQMAKLANQSTTEAAAAAALASVDNPIPQLAESMNSSCINSTANPVEAMSETDNPETINKADASPHMNSNSVNALPVNASGDKPDGDMVTLFLTLKDKTKKCITTLPRNMNSLRLLFVERFAYSPGGNAFPDIYMKDTQHDIFYELDEQNLNDLKDGSIIKLLLPSTSSLDSSLSTSSMDEIRVFIKEELARNQKCLLDALQKSDNVPSKDSTGEVKAVSESSSIAPVYTRELDNAKGNKIKHDLAIIKQIHNVNRNDFTKAIEDILEKITKFKSMSFNTKTSANRVYMDKSQNELGEVSDSLLSRVDDLQDIIEVIRKDVADRGAKPSKKKLESVQQELLDANNDMKKMEQFIAIEKPHWKKIWETELDKVCEEQQFLTLQEELVLDLKEDLGKASETFTLINLCCEEQEKNPTRTKTNPILPILKPGTFTEVRNQLLVDVLSITPDHESRLEAIGKAEKLWQKEREYRAGDEFQDELGDFVEKSALKKSGGVEEVERLREQKNRENLRANFNGML, encoded by the coding sequence ATGAGTGAAAAGTCCAGAAGAAGTTCTTCCAATGtatcattgaaatcatCCAGCAGTAGTATAGAAACAACTGTGACGAAATTGTTAATATCAACAAAACATTTACTACATGCTTTGACACAGTGGTCCAAGGGAGCAGCAACAGGAAGAGATGTTTCAGATGCATATGTTCAATTAGGGAATGATTTCAAAGTAGTCTCGAAGTTTTTTGCCCATGCAAAAGTAGATACTTCAGATTTAGGTGACGTGCCAACAGATTTACGTCGAGTCCTTGAGGTCACCTTGAGGGAGCCTGCCTGTGATGAAACCTTAAATAAACATTTACCAAGTATAAGAGAAATTATTGTTACTTTATTGgataaattgaaagttAAACAGACGATATTAAAAGATATGAAACATGAACAATTTATGAGAATCCGTCACCAACAGACCACTTCTACGTCCAGCAACACATCATTAGCAACTGCATCCACTTCACCGTCCATTAGTGATGGAATTGCAGTAACGAATGCTACAAGCGAAAATAAACAAAGGATCCCAGATGTAATGATTGAGAAAGTTTCAACAGATATTTCTAAAAAAGTACCGGACGTAAATGACGAAACGATAAGAGTTGACAACGGAAATGAGATCAAATCAAACTTATTGCCTAAACTACGAAATTCCCAAAATGAAGAGGCATTGGAACAATTaaagaaaggaaacaatCTACAAAGGAGAGCGTCAAAAAGGTTTTCAGCTTATCAAATGGCGAAGTTAGCTAACCAATCTACAACGGAGGCTGCTGCTGCCGCAGCTTTAGCATCAGTGGATAACCCTATTCCTCAATTAGCTGAAAGCATGAACTCTTCATGCATCAATTCAACCGCAAATCCAGTCGAAGCAATGTCTGAAACTGATAATCCTGAAACCATAAATAAGGCTGACGCGTCTCCCCATATGAATAGTAACTCAGTTAATGCACTACCAGTGAATGCTAGTGGTGATAAACCAGATGGAGATATGGTGACACTATTTCTtactttgaaagataaaacGAAAAAATGTATTACAACGCTTCCTCGCAATATGAACTCTTTGAGATTATTATTCGTCGAACGATTCGCGTATTCCCCTGGTGGTAATGCTTTCCCTGATATTTATATGAAAGATACACAAcatgatatattttatgaATTGGACGAACAAAATTTGAACGATCTGAAGGATGGATCAATTATTAAACTTCTCCTCCCTTCCACTTCTTCACTTGATAGCAGTTTGTCTACAAGTAGTATGGATGAAATTAGGGTATTTATCAAGGAGGAGTTGGcaagaaatcaaaaatgTTTGTTGGATGCCTTACAGAAAAGTGACAATGTACCAAGTAAAGATTCTACGGGAGAAGTAAAAGCTGTTTCTGAATCATCGAGTATAGCTCCCGTATATACTCGCGAGTTAGACAATGCTaaaggaaacaaaataaaacatgACCTGGCGATTATTAAACAAATACACAACGTCAACAGGAATGATTTTACGAAGGCAATTGAAGACATCCTAGAAAAAATAACTAAATTCAAATCGATGTCTTTTAATACAAAAACTTCTGCAAACAGGGTATATATGGATAAATCCCAGAACGAACTAGGTGAGGTATCAGATTCTTTGTTGAGTAGGGTAGATGATTTGCAAGATATTATAGAAGTTATAAGAAAAGATGTTGCTGATCGCGGTGCCAAACCTTCTAAGAAAAAGTTAGAATCTGTTCAACAAGAACTACTAGATGCGAACAACgatatgaaaaaaatggagCAATTTATTGCTATTGAAAAACCTCATTGGAAGAAGATCTGGGAAACTGAATTGGATAAAGTTTGTGAAGAACAGCAGTTCCTTACTCTACAAGAAGAATTGGTTTTGGATTTGAAAGAGGACTTGGGGAAAGCATCCGAGACATTTACTCTTATCAATTTATGCTgtgaagaacaagaaaaaaatccCACCAGAACTAAGACAAACCCGATACTCCCCATTTTGAAGCCAGGCACCTTTACTGAAGTGAGAAACCAACTATTAGTTGATGTGCTCTCAATAACGCCTGATCACGAAAGCAGACTAGAAGCAATCGGTAAGGCAGAGAAGTTATGGCAGAAAGAAAGGGAATACAGAGCTGGAGACGAGTTCCAGGATGAACTAGGCGATTTCGTTGAGAAATCGGCTCTCAAGAAATCTGGTGGGgttgaagaagttgaaaGATTAAGAGAGCAAAAGAATAGAGAAAATTTACGTGCCAATTTTAATGGAATGCTGTAA
- the EST2 gene encoding telomerase reverse transcriptase (similar to Saccharomyces cerevisiae EST2 (YLR318W); ancestral locus Anc_4.134): MENLKDFITKILKNDTSIDYSSVKLNLDTLDGFDDFLTSCFVVKNEIHINLPNIVTSPSSRLSSPKKLDKPQDTEDGINYGLEHSAIIDHCILYLLEAKLFNNIITLGYSIARNDQVNSILHCNSINTNVNNIKRNPNWKRLHHLIDTTNFLNLLLNYSIFQWTTDDQPLTQIVGNRLNLPHKPPMWYQKQVDSLRSDKNPMIGNSSFLHKSATNYKPMHILPKDPPNRIYSVIFEAPSLASTNNKISKKLRHILCHHIAKMLSNHQQKIKYMRIYNKICPKTNTRNSKSHLDSQIKISEITRFLIIILEKLIPSELLGSKRNKSKLFKMVPMILSFPGNTTIEFGRYALKNFKVKDLAISLLKRSTITRDYFEVLTQVQHCFVLWTLTNLIPKILSTFFYCTEISSTTNVIYFRHDVWNELTAPFMSTYFEKYLVENISCRNHNSYTLSEFNHSKLRLIPKKASHEYRVIAVPCKGADHEENIIYKDNMRSVIAPVKSILEYIRNKIEHKNFKKLYCIQHIAKFVKNFKFSLLMKYGTLPELFLLKFDMASCYDSIPRNTAMDLIKKRMEEENGFFVRSQSFFNLKTQDLQVRNVVNGSSPFLNGTHSSSDLVFIDNVKTMHFSIDDVLKVLEMELFKTCLWIGSKCYLRKDGLFQGSSLSGLVVDIMYDDLLENYDEFKKRPGHDNLILRLADDFLIISTDKSQIIDIKDLAMTGFNKYNANVKAEKIVTVSSQSNHTDIIQFCALNIHVEKLEIWKDYTTFNVPLIRSRSQANMFYRLQSLFELRLSYRTTDLYLNSLKTVLKQVDYISRNMADVFLEAMKYELNVETKLFADFTTYLSKAIIHKACFGLRKKATNKLEAKIRSKILKAFFVTISKRQTKFQNIIKYLKSELKPFLSGDEIYHRQ; the protein is encoded by the coding sequence ATGGAAAATCTGAAAGATTTCATTACAAAAATCTTAAAAAACGACACTTCAATCGATTACTCGTCTGTTAAGCTGAATCTTGATACTTTGGATGGGTTTGATGATTTTCTTACCTCTTGCTTTGTTGTCAAGAATGAAATACACATTAATTTACCGAATATAGTAACCTCACCTTCGAGTAGACTGTCCTCCCCTAAAAAACTAGATAAACCACAAGATACCGAAGATGGGATAAATTACGGCCTAGAACATAGCGCAATTATAGACCACTGTATATTGTATCTCTTAGAAGCAAAActcttcaataatatcataaCTCTGGGTTATTCAATTGCAAGAAATGATCAAGTGAATTCCATACTGCATTGTAACTCAATTAACACAAATGTAAAcaatattaaaagaaacCCAAATTGGAAACGACTACACCATTTAATAGACACAACAAATTTTCTAAAccttttattaaattattctatttttcaatggacGACCGACGACCAACCACTCACTCAGATTGTCGGAAATAGATTGAATTTACCCCACAAACCTCCAATGTGGTATCAGAAACAAGTCGATTCTCTAAGAAGTGACAAGAACCCCATGATTGGAAATTCCTCCTTCCTGCACAAATCTGCAACTAATTATAAACCAATGCATATCTTGCCTAAAGATCCACCCAATCGAATATATTCAGTAATCTTTGAGGCACCCTCTTTAGCAtctacaaataataaaatttccaaaaagcTTCGGCACATCCTTTGCCATCATATTGCAAAAATGTTATCTAATCATCAACAGAAAATAAAGTACATGAGAATATATAACAAAATTTGTCCTAAAACAAATACTCGTAATTCAAAATCGCATTTAGATTCACAGATAAAAATATCCGAAATCACAAGGtttttaattataatattggAGAAACTGATACCGTCCGAATTATTAGGTTccaaaagaaataaatctaAGCTTTTTAAAATGGTTCCAATGATTTTGAGCTTCCCAGGAAATACTACAATCGAATTTGGTAGATATGctttaaagaatttcaaaGTGAAAGATTTAGCAATCTCTCTTCTGAAACGCTCTACGATAACTAGAGATTATTTCGAGGTCTTAACTCAAGTACAGCATTGTTTTGTCCTTTGGACGCTCACCAACCTTATTCCCAAAATCTTATCTACATTCTTCTACTGTACAGAAATCTCATCTACAACTAATGTAATCTATTTTAGGCATGATGTATGGAATGAATTAACAGCCCCATTTATGTCAACttactttgaaaaatatttggtagaaaatatttcgTGCAGGAATCATAATAGTTATACGCTATCTGAGTTCAACCATAGTAAACTTCGATTAATACCGAAAAAAGCATCACATGAATATAGAGTCATAGCCGTTCCATGTAAAGGAGCTGAccatgaagaaaatattatttataagGATAACATGAGATCAGTTATCGCCCCAGTCAAATCAATACTTGAATATATTCGAAACAAAATTGAAcataaaaattttaaaaaattatattgcATTCAACATATAGCCAAGTTTGtcaaaaattttaaattttcattattaatgaaatatgGCACTCTCcctgaattatttttattgaagtTTGATATGGCTTCATGTTATGATTCAATACCAAGGAATACAGCAATGGATTTGATCAAAAAACGTATGGAGGAAGAGAATGGATTTTTCGTAAGATCTCAATcgtttttcaatttaaagACACAGGATTTACAAGTAAGAAATGTAGTAAACGGTTCATCACCTTTCCTCAATGGTACTCACAGCTCTTCTGACTTGGTATTCATTGATAATGTTAAGACAATGCATTTCTCAATTGATGATGTCCTGAAAGTTTTAGAGATGGAATTATTCAAAACGTGCTTATGGATAGGTTCAAAATGTTATCTTAGAAAAGATGGTCTATTTCAGGGATCAAGTCTTTCCGGGTTGGTTGTTGATATTATGTATGATGACCTCCTGGAGAATTATgatgaattcaaaaaaagaCCAGGTCATGATAACTTAATTTTACGATTGGCCgatgattttttaattatatcaaCAGACAAATCACAGATTATTGACATAAAAGATCTGGCCATGACAGGATTCAACAAATATAATGCAAATGTAAAAGCTGAAAAAATCGTCACAGTTAGCTCACAATCTAATCATActgatattattcaattttgcGCATTGAATATCCAcgttgaaaaattagagatttggaaagattataCCACCTTCAATGTTCCTTTAATTAGGAGCCGTTCACAAGCAAATATGTTCTATAGACTGCAGTCATTATTCGAATTGAGGTTATCATACCGAACTACAGATCTTTACTTAAACTCTTTAAAGACAGTGCTTAAACAAGTCGACTATATATCTAGAAATATGGCAGATGTTTTCCTTGAGGCAATGAAATATGAACTGAATGTAGAAACTAAACTGTTTGCCGACTTTACTACTTACCTAAGTAAGGCCATTATTCATAAAGCATGTTTTGGCTTACGGAAAAAGGCTACCAACAAACTTGAAGCCAAAATCCGTTCAAAAATCTTGAAGGCATTTTTTGTCACGATATCGAAGAGACAGACTAAATTtcagaatattattaaatatttgaagagTGAATTGAAGCCATTTTTATCGGGTGATGAAATTTATCACAGgcaatga